ACAAGATCGTCACCGGTAAGATCGAGGCGTACTACAAGGACGTCGCGCTCCTGCACCAGGCGTGGATCCGCGAGCCGAAAACGTCGATCCAGCAGGTCGTCGATCAGACGGCCAAGCAGGTCGGCGCGCCGGTCACCGTGAAGCGCTTCACGCGCTTCCAGCTCGGCCAGGAGTGAGCGTCGCGTGAGCGACGCGGACCAACGCACGGCGGCGGCGGCGATCGTGTCGCCGCCGGTCACGCCGGAGGCCACGCCCCCGGCGCCGAGCGCGCCGACGGTTAGGCCGACCCCGGCGCTGCGCTACCCGCGGGTGCTCCTCAAGCTGTCCGGGGAGGCGCTCGCGGGGGAGCGCGGGTTCGGGTACGACTTCGACAAGGTCAGCTTCTTCGCCGACCAGATCGCCGACGTCGCGCGGGCGGGCACGTCGCTCGGGCTCGTGATCGGCGGCGGGAACATGATCCGCGGCGCGCAGCTCTCGCGGCTCGGGATGGAACGCGTCGGCGCGGACTACATGGGCATGCTGGGCACCGTGATCAACGCGCTCGCGATGCAGGACGCACTCGAGAAGAAAGGCCTCGACACGCGCGTGATGACGGCGATCCGCATGGAAGAGGTGGCGGAGCCGTTCATCCGCCGGCGCGCGATGCGCCACCTCGAGCAGGGGCGCGTGGTCATCTTCGCCGCCGGGACGGGCAACCCGTACTTCTCGACCGACACCGCGGCCGTCCTGCGCGCGATCCAGATCAAGGCGGACGTCATCGTCAAGGCGACGAGTGTCGACGGGGTCTACTCCGCCGACCCGAAGCTCGACCCGACCGCGACGCGCTACGACACGATCAGCTACCGCGACGTGATGCTCGGCGACCTGCGCGTGATGGACCAGACCGCCGTCA
This is a stretch of genomic DNA from Gemmatimonadetes bacterium T265. It encodes these proteins:
- the pyrH gene encoding uridylate kinase, yielding MSDADQRTAAAAIVSPPVTPEATPPAPSAPTVRPTPALRYPRVLLKLSGEALAGERGFGYDFDKVSFFADQIADVARAGTSLGLVIGGGNMIRGAQLSRLGMERVGADYMGMLGTVINALAMQDALEKKGLDTRVMTAIRMEEVAEPFIRRRAMRHLEQGRVVIFAAGTGNPYFSTDTAAVLRAIQIKADVIVKATSVDGVYSADPKLDPTATRYDTISYRDVMLGDLRVMDQTAVTLCRENSLPLIVLNIHEAGAALRAVRGEKVGTLVS